A window of Prolixibacter sp. SD074 contains these coding sequences:
- a CDS encoding acyl-CoA carboxylase subunit beta, producing the protein MSNQDKINKLIDLRAEAKLGGGEKRIETQHKKGKFTSRERIEMLLDEGSFEEFDMFVTHRCTNFGMEKKKFLGDGVVTGRGTIDGRMIFVFSQDFTVFGGSLSETFAQKICKVMDMAMKAGAPVIGINDSGGARIQEGVTSLAGYAEIFERNILASGVIPQISAIFGPCAGGAVYSPALTDFVMMTEENSYMFVTGPKVVKTVTGEDISIDDLGGGKVHAQKSGVAHFLAEDEEEGILLIRKLLEYLPQNNLEEPPITDCYDPIDRLEDALNEIIPDNPNQPYDVKDVIHAIVDVGEFMEVHRNYAKNIVTGFAKFDGQPVGIVANQPNYLAGVLDVDASRKAARFVRFLDAFNIPIITLVDVPGFLPGSGQEYAGIIIHGAKLMFAYGEATVPKITVTLRKSYGGAHDVMSCKQLRGDLNYAWPSAEIAVMGASGAVEVLHGRKLAEITDPEERAAYVQQHEDEYKSNFANPYQAASYGYIDDVIEPRNTRFRIVRGLQALATKKLTNPPKKHSNIPL; encoded by the coding sequence ATGAGCAATCAGGATAAAATCAACAAACTAATAGACCTTCGTGCTGAAGCTAAATTGGGTGGCGGCGAAAAGCGCATCGAAACCCAGCACAAAAAAGGCAAATTTACCTCACGCGAACGTATCGAGATGCTGCTGGATGAAGGTAGCTTTGAAGAATTTGACATGTTCGTTACCCACCGTTGTACCAACTTCGGAATGGAGAAGAAGAAATTCCTGGGCGATGGCGTCGTGACGGGGCGCGGTACCATTGATGGACGGATGATTTTCGTTTTCTCTCAGGATTTTACGGTTTTTGGAGGTTCGTTGTCCGAAACATTTGCACAGAAAATCTGCAAAGTGATGGATATGGCCATGAAAGCCGGTGCCCCGGTTATCGGAATTAACGACTCGGGCGGTGCTCGTATCCAGGAGGGAGTGACTTCACTGGCTGGTTACGCCGAGATTTTCGAGCGGAACATCCTGGCTTCCGGAGTTATTCCACAGATTTCAGCCATTTTTGGTCCGTGTGCCGGCGGCGCGGTTTATTCTCCGGCCCTTACCGATTTCGTTATGATGACCGAGGAAAACTCGTACATGTTTGTTACCGGTCCGAAAGTGGTGAAAACCGTTACCGGTGAAGACATTTCTATTGACGATCTGGGGGGTGGGAAAGTACACGCGCAAAAGTCCGGTGTAGCACACTTCCTTGCGGAGGACGAAGAAGAAGGTATTCTGCTTATCCGTAAATTGCTGGAATACCTGCCGCAGAATAACCTGGAAGAACCGCCCATTACCGATTGCTACGACCCGATCGATCGTCTGGAAGATGCCTTGAACGAAATTATTCCGGATAATCCGAACCAGCCGTACGATGTGAAAGATGTTATTCATGCCATCGTTGATGTGGGTGAATTTATGGAAGTACACCGGAACTATGCAAAAAACATCGTAACCGGTTTTGCCAAGTTTGATGGACAGCCTGTTGGTATCGTGGCCAATCAGCCGAACTACCTGGCGGGTGTGCTTGATGTGGATGCTTCGCGCAAAGCAGCTCGCTTTGTTCGCTTCCTCGATGCCTTCAATATTCCGATTATCACGTTGGTTGATGTACCCGGATTCCTCCCCGGTTCCGGACAGGAATACGCTGGTATTATTATCCACGGTGCGAAACTGATGTTTGCCTATGGCGAAGCCACCGTGCCGAAAATTACCGTGACGCTGCGTAAATCATACGGTGGGGCGCACGATGTGATGTCTTGTAAGCAGTTGCGCGGCGACCTGAACTATGCATGGCCTTCTGCTGAAATTGCCGTTATGGGTGCATCGGGTGCTGTGGAGGTCCTGCATGGAAGGAAGCTGGCTGAGATTACCGACCCGGAAGAGCGGGCTGCATACGTTCAGCAGCATGAGGATGAATATAAATCCAACTTCGCCAATCCCTATCAGGCTGCATCATATGGTTACATCGATGATGTGATTGAGCCACGCAACACGCGTTTCCGCATTGTTCGTGGATTACAGGCATTGGCAACCAAAAAGTTGACCAATCCGCCCAAAAAACATTCGAACATACCATTGTAA
- a CDS encoding OadG family protein: MNIASILLADVQGLGLTIAVVGFGIVFIALSLLVLVFTNAPKLLKLKGFRRKKGDGPDEPAEEVHLEGNVNAAIALAIHMYLNAAHDEESNVVTIKRVRRRYSPWSSKIYGVYDRWAR, encoded by the coding sequence ATGAATATAGCAAGCATACTACTAGCGGATGTTCAGGGATTGGGATTAACCATTGCAGTGGTTGGTTTTGGCATTGTTTTCATTGCTTTGTCACTGCTCGTATTGGTTTTTACCAATGCCCCAAAACTTCTTAAACTAAAAGGGTTCCGAAGAAAAAAAGGGGATGGTCCGGATGAACCTGCGGAAGAAGTTCACCTCGAAGGAAACGTCAATGCCGCCATCGCGCTGGCTATTCATATGTATTTGAATGCAGCGCACGACGAAGAAAGTAACGTGGTAACGATAAAGCGGGTAAGAAGGCGTTATTCTCCATGGAGTTCGAAAATTTACGGAGTTTACGACCGCTGGGCACGCTAA
- a CDS encoding biotin/lipoyl-containing protein: MKKFKFTISGNQYDVQINDIEDNIADLEVNGTQYKVEIHQEVKRNKTPKLVRKPVQKAPGEGEIRKMSSKAKAIKAPLPGTILSIAVKEGDTVTKGQTLMVMEAMKMENLIMAEADGTVAALKVSAGQSVLQDDVLVEIA, from the coding sequence ATGAAAAAGTTCAAATTTACCATAAGCGGAAACCAGTACGATGTTCAGATTAATGATATTGAGGATAATATCGCCGATCTGGAGGTGAATGGCACCCAATACAAGGTGGAAATTCACCAGGAGGTGAAAAGAAACAAAACACCTAAGCTTGTCCGGAAACCTGTTCAAAAAGCGCCCGGCGAAGGCGAAATCCGGAAAATGAGCTCGAAGGCCAAAGCCATTAAAGCCCCGTTGCCGGGAACCATTCTCAGTATCGCGGTGAAGGAAGGGGATACTGTCACCAAAGGACAGACCCTCATGGTGATGGAGGCCATGAAAATGGAGAACTTGATTATGGCCGAAGCTGATGGCACCGTAGCTGCCCTTAAAGTTTCTGCCGGACAAAGTGTTCTCCAGGATGATGTTTTGGTCGAAATTGCTTAA
- a CDS encoding sodium ion-translocating decarboxylase subunit beta, giving the protein MLIVGLLFIFLAIRYDFEPMLLIPIGIGILIGNIPMFQVTDFNLQLGIYEPGSVLNYLYQGVVQGWYPPLIFLGIGAMTDFSSLISNPKLMLLGAAAQIGIFLTLIGALYLGFAPPEAGAIGIIGGADGPTAIFISSKLANGINVMANGHVVRNLIGPIAIAAYSYMALVPVIQPPVIRLLTSKRERLIKMKPPRAVTKLEKVLFPIVGLLLTAYIAPTALPLLGMLFFGNLLKESGVTKRLAATASNALIDIITILLGITVGASTQADVFLTPSSIKIFVLGALSFVIATAGGVLGAKFMNLFFKKGNKINPMVGAAGVSAVPDSARVVQQMGLKEDPSNHLLMHAMAPNVAGVIGSAVAAGVLLSFLM; this is encoded by the coding sequence ATGCTCATCGTGGGATTGCTCTTTATCTTCCTGGCTATCCGTTACGATTTTGAACCGATGTTGCTGATTCCCATCGGTATCGGTATCCTTATCGGGAATATCCCGATGTTCCAGGTAACCGATTTTAACCTGCAACTGGGAATTTACGAACCGGGTTCGGTGTTGAACTACCTTTACCAGGGAGTGGTACAGGGGTGGTACCCGCCGCTTATCTTCCTCGGCATTGGGGCCATGACCGACTTCTCGTCGTTGATTTCCAATCCGAAATTAATGTTGTTGGGAGCAGCTGCCCAGATTGGTATCTTCCTCACATTGATTGGTGCATTGTATCTCGGGTTTGCTCCGCCGGAAGCTGGTGCTATCGGTATTATCGGTGGCGCTGACGGTCCAACCGCTATCTTTATTTCATCCAAGCTGGCCAACGGTATTAATGTGATGGCCAACGGACATGTGGTGAGAAACCTGATTGGCCCCATTGCTATTGCAGCATATTCATACATGGCGCTGGTCCCCGTAATTCAGCCGCCCGTTATCAGATTGCTGACCAGTAAAAGAGAGCGTCTCATCAAAATGAAACCTCCACGCGCCGTAACCAAGCTGGAGAAAGTACTCTTCCCGATTGTGGGACTATTGCTGACGGCTTACATTGCCCCGACGGCGCTCCCGTTGCTGGGAATGCTCTTTTTCGGTAACCTGCTGAAAGAATCGGGTGTGACCAAGCGACTGGCTGCAACGGCTTCCAATGCGTTGATCGATATCATTACCATCTTGTTGGGAATCACTGTTGGTGCTTCTACGCAGGCTGACGTGTTCCTGACGCCTTCGTCTATCAAGATTTTTGTCCTGGGGGCATTATCCTTTGTTATTGCTACAGCAGGAGGAGTTTTGGGAGCGAAGTTTATGAACCTTTTCTTTAAGAAAGGGAACAAGATTAACCCGATGGTTGGAGCTGCCGGTGTTTCGGCTGTGCCCGATTCGGCCCGTGTGGTACAACAAATGGGACTGAAGGAAGATCCCTCAAACCACTTGCTGATGCACGCCATGGCGCCAAACGTTGCCGGTGTGATCGGTTCGGCAGTGGCTGCCGGTGTCTTGCTCAGCTTCCTCATGTAG
- a CDS encoding (2Fe-2S)-binding protein: MTRQLFCLCNEVEEPEVRKAIRKGELYFVPAVSEATGAGTGCGRCRSRIQELIDEEKERLPAIRQLKLEF, encoded by the coding sequence ATGACCCGTCAGCTATTCTGTTTGTGTAACGAAGTGGAGGAACCGGAAGTGAGAAAAGCTATACGGAAGGGAGAACTTTATTTTGTCCCTGCCGTATCGGAGGCCACCGGTGCCGGTACAGGCTGTGGCCGGTGCCGTTCGCGCATTCAGGAGCTAATCGACGAAGAAAAGGAACGGTTGCCCGCCATCCGGCAGCTGAAGTTAGAGTTTTAA
- a CDS encoding HD domain-containing protein produces the protein MISQKTLEQFREEYNQILSSVETTGFTQQQQTFEQWKTHNEKVVENILLLGQSLDMEDGEMRMAEILALFHDIARFRDVSTSPYYPKLTETGHAEAGAELLSLLPPFKGLEAAKQEILQKVTIFHNKPELPKKENELVLYYLKLLRDADKLDALRMTAEFLTFRDVRLDPADTLHLSKSPAISDNICKAIINDMVPKKEEIVTYNDYVLMQLSWVFELTYRKTYLMLNQRQYIKRLYDALPKNDNIIDIYRKIRIHIENQLF, from the coding sequence ATGATTTCGCAAAAGACACTTGAACAATTCCGCGAGGAATACAACCAGATTCTGAGTTCAGTTGAAACAACTGGTTTTACACAACAACAACAAACTTTTGAGCAATGGAAAACGCACAATGAAAAAGTAGTGGAAAATATCCTGCTGCTGGGGCAATCGTTGGATATGGAGGATGGGGAAATGCGCATGGCCGAAATTCTGGCGTTGTTTCACGACATTGCGCGCTTCCGCGATGTTTCAACCTCGCCGTATTACCCAAAATTAACTGAAACAGGGCACGCTGAAGCCGGTGCCGAATTGCTGTCGTTGCTTCCCCCGTTTAAAGGGCTGGAAGCCGCCAAACAGGAGATATTGCAAAAGGTTACCATCTTCCATAACAAACCCGAGTTGCCCAAAAAAGAAAATGAGTTGGTGCTGTATTACCTCAAACTGCTGCGCGACGCAGATAAGCTGGATGCCCTGCGCATGACAGCGGAATTTCTGACCTTCCGGGATGTCAGGCTGGACCCGGCCGACACATTGCATTTATCGAAAAGCCCGGCCATCTCGGACAACATTTGCAAAGCCATCATCAATGATATGGTGCCAAAGAAGGAAGAGATCGTCACGTATAACGACTACGTTCTGATGCAGCTCTCGTGGGTTTTCGAGTTAACCTACCGGAAAACCTACCTGATGCTGAACCAGAGACAATACATAAAGCGGTTGTACGACGCGCTGCCCAAAAACGATAATATTATTGACATATACCGAAAAATACGTATTCATATCGAAAACCAACTTTTCTGA